Proteins from a single region of Allofrancisella inopinata:
- a CDS encoding 2OG-Fe(II) oxygenase family protein, with the protein MNILSVDYYADGAAKDFTRSLKETGFAVLKTHPIDWSLIQTVYKEWEDFLKSEYVHNYRFDTEKQDGYFPKDVSEVAKGEKVKDIKHFYHLYFPWGRYPNEVSDAARKVFYQMIELGKTLLQWIDDYMDPQVADKLPMRLRETISEPGTLLRILHYPAMQGNEEPGAVRAAAHEDINLITLLPIASSPGLQVLSPTNNQWYDVPCDSESIIVNIGDMLQEMTNGEYIATKHRVVKPEGEAENVDRISIPCFIHPKSDVYLSQRYPQAGDFLNERLKELGLK; encoded by the coding sequence ATGAATATCTTGAGTGTAGACTATTATGCTGATGGCGCTGCTAAGGATTTTACTAGATCTCTTAAAGAAACTGGGTTTGCTGTATTAAAAACTCATCCTATAGATTGGAGTTTGATTCAAACAGTCTATAAGGAGTGGGAAGATTTTTTAAAGTCTGAGTATGTGCATAACTATAGATTTGATACTGAAAAGCAGGATGGCTATTTTCCAAAAGATGTTTCAGAAGTAGCTAAGGGTGAAAAAGTTAAGGATATAAAGCATTTTTATCACTTGTATTTTCCATGGGGAAGGTATCCTAATGAGGTAAGTGATGCTGCTAGAAAGGTGTTTTATCAGATGATAGAGCTTGGTAAGACTTTATTGCAGTGGATCGATGACTATATGGACCCTCAGGTAGCAGATAAGTTACCTATGAGGCTTCGAGAGACTATTTCAGAACCGGGTACTTTGTTGAGAATATTACATTACCCAGCAATGCAAGGAAATGAAGAGCCAGGCGCTGTCAGAGCTGCAGCACATGAAGATATAAACCTTATAACATTATTGCCAATAGCATCTTCACCCGGTTTGCAAGTTTTATCACCAACTAATAACCAATGGTATGATGTACCATGTGATAGTGAGTCTATAATAGTAAATATAGGCGATATGCTCCAGGAAATGACAAATGGTGAGTATATTGCAACTAAACATAGAGTGGTAAAGCCAGAGGGTGAAGCTGAAAACGTTGACAGGATTTCTATACCTTGTTTCATACATCCTAAATCAGATGTTTACTTATCACAAAGGTACCCTCAAGCAGGCGATTTTTTGAACGAAAGACTAAAAGAGCTAGGGTTAAAATAA
- a CDS encoding RNA pyrophosphohydrolase, producing MIDKNGYRANVAVVLLNKQNRVFWGQRRNRSSWQFPQGGVVSGETPLQAMYRELHEEVGLRPHDVEVLASTRDWYKYDIPEALIRNKEPICIGQKQKWFLLRLKSSEGNIDLEANKSPEFDNWRWVSYWYPINHVVYFKQETYRKALTYFKDYIK from the coding sequence ATGATAGATAAAAATGGATATCGAGCAAACGTTGCTGTTGTATTGCTTAATAAGCAAAACAGAGTATTTTGGGGGCAACGTCGTAACCGATCATCTTGGCAGTTTCCTCAAGGTGGAGTAGTCTCAGGAGAAACCCCACTACAAGCTATGTATCGTGAATTACATGAAGAGGTAGGTTTAAGGCCTCATGATGTGGAAGTTTTAGCCTCGACTAGGGATTGGTACAAATATGACATACCAGAAGCTTTAATTAGAAATAAGGAGCCTATTTGTATAGGACAAAAACAAAAATGGTTTTTGCTAAGACTCAAATCTTCGGAAGGTAATATAGATTTAGAAGCTAATAAATCACCAGAATTTGATAACTGGCGCTGGGTTAGCTACTGGTATCCTATAAATCATGTTGTTTACTTTAAGCAAGAGACTTATCGTAAAGCTCTAACATACTTTAAAGATTATATAAAATAA
- a CDS encoding phosphatase PAP2 family protein, translating to MKYLDLKLIKITGLYGILTLVLATLSYNFLDMKILNLIHTNDFFGAEISSVATMFSKIFSTKVWSIIAILATILCIFKYIKSEEPSTKIYTLSLSLILAIIIASIVKVILARYRPEMLILDNKYGFHFFSLKKMFNSMPSGHTTLSFAGLLAFANFFNKKYITAIAILIASLVAVSRIIILDHYISDVLVAAYIGIFSYLWAKTFVEAQTTKN from the coding sequence ATGAAATATTTAGATTTAAAACTTATAAAAATTACTGGATTATACGGAATTCTTACTTTAGTGTTAGCTACCTTAAGTTATAATTTTCTTGATATGAAAATCCTTAATCTAATACATACCAATGATTTTTTTGGGGCAGAAATCAGTAGTGTTGCGACTATGTTTTCAAAAATATTCTCTACAAAGGTATGGTCAATTATAGCTATTTTAGCAACAATACTTTGTATCTTTAAATACATAAAATCAGAAGAGCCTTCTACTAAAATTTACACCCTCTCTCTTTCATTAATACTAGCTATTATTATAGCTAGCATCGTAAAAGTTATACTAGCAAGATATAGACCAGAAATGCTTATTTTAGATAATAAATATGGCTTTCATTTTTTCTCTTTAAAGAAAATGTTCAACTCAATGCCGTCAGGACACACAACATTATCATTTGCAGGGCTTTTAGCGTTTGCCAATTTTTTTAATAAGAAATATATTACTGCTATAGCTATATTAATAGCTAGCCTTGTAGCTGTTAGTAGAATAATTATATTAGATCACTATATATCTGATGTGCTTGTAGCTGCATACATAGGAATATTCTCTTACTTATGGGCAAAAACTTTTGTAGAAGCACAGACAACAAAAAATTAG
- the ampD gene encoding 1,6-anhydro-N-acetylmuramyl-L-alanine amidase AmpD encodes MFEQGWYTKATQILSENFNQRPTNVEVDLVVVHCISLPEGQYDNSNVEKLFTNTLDCSVDVSFESLRDIKVSAHFYIKREGEIFQFVAVNDRAWHAGVSSYNGRENCNDFSIGIELQGTDKSAYTTEQYTSLNFLLKNLKESYPTLKDIVGHQDIAPQRKTDPGRCFNWSKVVF; translated from the coding sequence ATGTTTGAACAAGGTTGGTATACAAAAGCAACACAAATTTTAAGTGAAAATTTTAACCAACGCCCAACTAATGTTGAAGTTGATTTGGTCGTTGTGCATTGTATAAGTTTGCCAGAAGGTCAGTACGATAATTCTAACGTTGAGAAACTATTTACAAATACTTTAGACTGTAGTGTAGATGTTAGTTTTGAAAGTCTAAGAGATATAAAAGTTTCTGCTCATTTTTATATTAAGCGAGAGGGTGAAATTTTCCAGTTTGTTGCTGTGAATGATAGAGCTTGGCATGCAGGGGTTAGTAGTTATAATGGTAGAGAAAATTGTAATGATTTTTCTATAGGTATAGAGCTACAAGGTACGGATAAGTCAGCATACACAACAGAACAATATACCTCTTTAAACTTTTTGTTGAAAAATTTGAAAGAAAGCTATCCAACTTTGAAGGATATAGTAGGGCATCAGGATATAGCGCCACAACGAAAAACCGATCCTGGTAGATGTTTTAATTGGAGCAAAGTAGTTTTTTAA